A stretch of Pseudomonas sp. LS.1a DNA encodes these proteins:
- the acs gene encoding acetate--CoA ligase, which yields MFDIRNYPQALAVSQSAALTPDEYRRLYRQSVDDPDTFWAEQAKRLDWIKPWSSVQQCDLKTGNARWFDGGQLNVSYNCIDRHLARRGEQTALLWEGDDPKDSKAITYRELHRQVCRLANALKARGVKKGDRVCIYMPMIPEAAFAMLACTRIGAIHSVVFGGFSPDALRDRILDADCRTVITADEGVRGGKRIPLKQNVDKALASCPAVSSVFVVRRTGGDVAWAEGRDLWYHEATEKAGDDCAAEPMGAEDPLFILYTSGSTGKPKGVLHTTGGYLLQATLTFKVVFDYREGEVFWCTADVGWVTGHSYIVYGPLANGAISLMFEGVPNYPDTSRFWQVVDKHQVNIFYTAPTALRALMREGDGPLQGTSRQSLRLLGSVGEPINPEAWEWYFEAVGQQRCPIVDTWWQTETGGIMITPLPGAQVLKPGCATQPMFGVQPVLLDEKGKLIEGPGAGLLVIKASWPGQIRSVYGDHQRMVDTYFKPMPGYYFTGDGARRDADGDYWITGRIDDVINVSGHRIGTAEVESALVLHDSVAEAAVVGYPHDLKGQGVYAFVTPMNGVTPDDALKAELLALVSKEIGSFAKPELIQWAPALPKTRSGKIMRRILRKIACNELENLGDTSTLADPSVVQGLIDKRLNQ from the coding sequence ATGTTCGATATCCGCAACTACCCCCAGGCCCTGGCCGTCAGCCAGTCCGCCGCCCTCACTCCCGACGAGTACCGCCGCCTCTACCGCCAGTCGGTGGACGACCCCGATACCTTCTGGGCCGAACAAGCCAAACGCCTGGACTGGATCAAGCCCTGGTCGAGCGTGCAGCAATGCGACCTGAAGACCGGCAACGCCCGCTGGTTCGATGGCGGCCAGCTCAACGTCAGCTACAACTGCATCGACCGCCACCTGGCCCGACGCGGCGAACAGACCGCCCTGCTGTGGGAAGGCGACGACCCCAAGGATTCCAAGGCCATCACCTACCGCGAACTGCATCGCCAGGTCTGCCGCCTGGCCAATGCGCTGAAAGCACGCGGGGTGAAGAAAGGCGACCGGGTGTGCATCTACATGCCGATGATCCCCGAGGCTGCCTTCGCCATGCTTGCCTGCACCCGTATCGGTGCCATCCACTCGGTGGTGTTCGGCGGCTTCTCGCCCGACGCCCTGCGCGACCGCATCCTGGATGCCGACTGCCGCACGGTAATCACCGCCGATGAAGGCGTGCGCGGCGGCAAGCGCATCCCGCTGAAACAGAACGTCGACAAGGCCCTGGCCAGTTGCCCTGCGGTCAGCAGCGTATTCGTGGTGCGCCGCACCGGCGGCGATGTTGCCTGGGCCGAGGGCCGTGACCTCTGGTACCACGAGGCAACGGAAAAGGCCGGCGACGACTGCGCTGCCGAGCCAATGGGCGCCGAAGACCCGCTGTTCATCCTCTACACCTCCGGCAGCACCGGCAAACCCAAGGGCGTGCTGCACACCACCGGCGGCTACCTGCTGCAGGCAACCCTCACCTTCAAGGTGGTGTTCGACTACCGTGAAGGCGAGGTGTTCTGGTGCACTGCCGATGTCGGCTGGGTCACCGGCCACAGCTACATCGTCTATGGCCCGCTGGCCAATGGTGCGATCTCGCTGATGTTCGAAGGCGTGCCCAACTACCCGGATACCTCGCGCTTCTGGCAGGTGGTGGACAAGCATCAGGTGAACATCTTCTACACCGCCCCGACCGCCCTGCGTGCCTTGATGCGCGAAGGCGACGGGCCACTGCAAGGCACCTCACGGCAGAGCCTGCGCCTGCTGGGCAGCGTCGGCGAGCCGATCAACCCCGAAGCCTGGGAGTGGTACTTCGAGGCTGTCGGGCAGCAGCGCTGCCCCATCGTCGATACCTGGTGGCAGACCGAAACCGGCGGCATCATGATCACCCCGCTGCCCGGCGCGCAGGTGCTCAAGCCCGGCTGTGCCACCCAGCCCATGTTCGGCGTGCAACCGGTGCTGCTGGACGAAAAGGGCAAACTCATCGAAGGCCCCGGTGCCGGCCTGCTGGTCATCAAGGCCAGCTGGCCCGGGCAGATCCGTAGCGTCTATGGCGACCATCAGCGCATGGTCGACACCTACTTCAAGCCGATGCCCGGCTATTACTTCACCGGCGACGGTGCCCGCCGCGATGCCGATGGCGACTACTGGATCACCGGGCGTATCGATGACGTGATCAACGTTTCCGGCCACCGCATCGGTACCGCCGAAGTGGAAAGCGCGCTGGTGCTGCATGACAGCGTCGCCGAAGCGGCCGTGGTCGGTTACCCCCACGACCTCAAGGGCCAGGGCGTGTATGCCTTCGTCACGCCCATGAATGGCGTAACACCGGACGACGCGCTCAAGGCCGAGCTGCTGGCGCTGGTCAGCAAGGAAATCGGCAGTTTTGCCAAGCCCGAGCTGATCCAGTGGGCCCCGGCGCTGCCCAAGACACGCTCTGGCAAGATCATGCGGCGTATACTGCGCAAAATCGCCTGCAACGAGCTGGAAAACCTGGGCGATACCTCGACCCTGGCCGACCCCAGCGTGGTGCAGGGCCTGATTGACAAACGCCTCAACCAGTAA
- a CDS encoding oxygenase MpaB family protein, translating into MEALRRRIETQVMSLTGLALGQLDLESPKGDPGLFGPHSISWQVHGDFPSMLVGGISALMLQLLHPLALAGVWEHSNFREDLLGRLRRTSQFISGTTFGATRDAEWLIDKVRTIHLQVTGTAPDGRPYAASDPDLLTWVHVAEVSSFLAAHLRYRNPHLARAEQDAYYAEIALIAERLGARDVPRSCQQVEDYLQRMRPQLQCDARSHQVVDILLDAPAPSRLAQPVGKLMLHAGIDLLPAWAQAMLGLQHGPLQRRMIRLGLQRTAPILRWAMRDGSAHRAKRRMGIE; encoded by the coding sequence ATGGAAGCCCTTCGCCGTCGCATCGAAACCCAGGTCATGAGCCTCACCGGGCTGGCCCTCGGCCAGCTCGACCTGGAATCGCCCAAGGGCGACCCCGGCCTGTTCGGCCCGCACAGCATCAGCTGGCAGGTACATGGCGACTTCCCGAGCATGCTGGTCGGTGGCATCAGTGCCCTCATGCTGCAGTTGCTGCACCCGCTGGCACTGGCCGGGGTGTGGGAGCATTCCAACTTCCGTGAAGACCTGCTCGGCCGCCTGCGCCGCACCAGCCAGTTCATCTCCGGCACCACCTTCGGTGCCACCCGCGATGCCGAGTGGCTGATCGACAAGGTGCGCACCATCCACCTGCAGGTGACCGGCACCGCGCCGGACGGCCGCCCGTATGCGGCCAGCGACCCGGACCTGCTGACCTGGGTGCATGTGGCGGAAGTCAGCAGCTTCCTCGCCGCCCACCTGCGTTACCGCAACCCGCACCTTGCGCGCGCCGAGCAGGATGCCTACTACGCCGAGATCGCGCTGATCGCCGAGCGCCTTGGTGCCCGCGACGTGCCGCGCTCGTGCCAGCAGGTCGAGGACTACCTGCAGCGCATGCGCCCGCAGTTGCAATGCGATGCCCGTAGTCACCAAGTGGTCGACATCCTGCTCGACGCCCCGGCTCCCAGCCGCCTGGCACAGCCTGTGGGCAAGCTGATGCTGCACGCCGGCATCGACCTGCTGCCGGCCTGGGCCCAGGCCATGCTCGGCCTGCAGCACGGCCCTTTGCAGCGGCGCATGATCCGCCTGGGCCTGCAACGCACCGCACCGATACTGCGCTGGGCGATGCGCGACGGCTCGGCACACCGGGCCAAACGGCGCATGGGTATCGAATGA
- a CDS encoding DUF748 domain-containing protein — translation MYKGLTRAAGALLALVALYSLLGFLILPGVALRIANQQLAQYATVPAHLERIELNPFSLELTLWGLQIGEPGKEQVGFDRLYANLSLDSLWSGALHLDAVELVKPRNEVLFAKDGTLNLTRLFKLPPSEAKPDEPPSDPFPLRIGSIKLSDGYLHFEDLRPSEPIEFLYDNMNLELNNLSTLPNDNADMNLVAIGPNGGRIDWKGTLSLAPIASEGTLKVTDGNMKAFWPYVRDAVPLVLENGVVSLDTHYKLNLAKQTELLLDNASVRIAPFAIKAPDGRPLARLASLEVSETSVDLVKQLVTVGKIRSEKLETWAALEKDGQLDWQKLFASQPAKATPKEKAEPAAAEPTPEQQAAKEPGKPWQVLLKDVQLRNYLVHLADRTQKEPVALDVGPLNADLQGFDSLNQSPFTLKLDTGVGKQGKLQAAGQVNLAPIWAKLDVSSRDIDLRVAQAYISPFILLELRSGMLASDLKVDLKNTAPLAFSITGKAQVSQLHTLDTIKSRDFVKWQQVNVDGLSYVHGDALSIDKVTLLQPYARFIINEDRTTNINDLLIPQPAGAPATSQARPTAASNDKPLGIHIGQIDINDGSANFADLSLTPNFATAIQQLNGQIGTIDNRKPVPAKVNVKGKVDRYAPVTIKGALNPFNPLASLDIATSFKRVELTTLTPYSGKFAGFRIRKGRLNLDLHYLITNGQLKAENKVVVEQLQLGEKVDSPDAVDLPIRLAVALLKDTEGKISIELPVSGDLNNPQFSVMPIVWQTLRNLVLRAAQAPFKFIGGLVAGSGSEDLGNVAFAPGSSELSGDAQASLDKLASALKERPELRLEIEGTSAQASDGPLIAQQRLEREYQATWYKILQRRGDKVPANASMLVVDDSDKPAMLEGIYRNRLKQQPPAEWEQLGRDERTAKLREAVIKSWAESTALLRTLGQERASSIKDYLVDKGQLEDDRVYFIDTNLGQAESDGRVVTPMHLDAE, via the coding sequence ATGTACAAAGGATTGACTCGCGCCGCTGGCGCACTTCTGGCCCTCGTAGCCCTCTACAGCCTTCTTGGCTTTCTCATACTCCCCGGTGTCGCGCTGCGCATCGCCAACCAGCAGTTGGCCCAGTACGCAACCGTGCCTGCCCACCTCGAACGGATCGAGCTCAACCCCTTCAGCCTCGAGCTGACGCTGTGGGGCCTGCAGATCGGCGAGCCGGGCAAGGAGCAGGTCGGCTTCGACCGGCTGTACGCCAACCTCTCGCTCGACAGCCTGTGGAGCGGTGCCCTGCACCTGGACGCAGTGGAACTGGTCAAACCACGCAACGAAGTGCTGTTCGCCAAGGACGGTACCCTCAACCTGACCCGCCTGTTCAAGTTGCCCCCAAGCGAAGCCAAGCCCGACGAGCCGCCCAGCGACCCGTTCCCGCTGCGCATCGGCAGCATCAAGCTCAGCGACGGTTACCTGCACTTCGAGGACCTGCGCCCGAGCGAGCCGATCGAGTTCCTCTACGACAACATGAACCTGGAGCTGAATAACCTCAGTACCTTGCCCAACGACAATGCCGACATGAACCTGGTGGCCATCGGCCCCAACGGCGGGCGCATCGACTGGAAAGGCACCCTGAGCCTGGCGCCGATCGCCTCTGAAGGCACACTGAAGGTCACCGACGGCAACATGAAGGCGTTCTGGCCCTATGTACGCGATGCCGTACCACTGGTGCTGGAAAACGGCGTGGTCAGCCTCGACACCCACTACAAGCTCAACCTCGCCAAGCAGACCGAACTGTTGCTGGACAACGCGTCGGTGCGCATTGCCCCGTTCGCCATCAAGGCTCCGGATGGTCGCCCGCTGGCGCGCCTGGCCAGCCTGGAAGTGAGCGAGACCTCCGTCGACCTGGTCAAGCAACTGGTCACCGTGGGCAAGATCCGCAGCGAAAAACTGGAAACCTGGGCCGCACTGGAAAAGGACGGCCAGCTCGATTGGCAGAAGCTGTTCGCCAGCCAGCCGGCCAAGGCCACACCGAAGGAAAAGGCCGAGCCGGCCGCCGCCGAGCCCACACCGGAACAGCAAGCCGCCAAGGAGCCGGGCAAGCCCTGGCAGGTGCTGCTCAAGGACGTGCAACTGCGTAACTATCTGGTGCACCTGGCAGACCGCACCCAGAAAGAGCCGGTGGCCCTCGACGTCGGCCCGCTCAACGCCGACCTGCAAGGTTTCGACAGCCTCAACCAGTCGCCCTTCACCCTCAAGCTCGATACCGGCGTGGGCAAGCAGGGCAAACTGCAGGCGGCCGGCCAGGTCAACCTGGCACCCATATGGGCCAAGCTGGACGTGAGCAGCCGCGACATCGACCTGCGGGTGGCCCAGGCCTATATCAGCCCGTTCATCCTGCTGGAGCTGCGCAGCGGCATGCTCGCCAGCGACCTCAAGGTCGACCTGAAGAACACCGCACCGCTGGCCTTCAGCATCACCGGCAAGGCGCAGGTCAGCCAGTTGCACACCCTCGACACCATCAAGAGCCGCGACTTCGTCAAATGGCAGCAGGTGAACGTCGATGGCCTGTCCTACGTGCACGGCGATGCGCTGTCGATCGACAAGGTAACCCTGCTGCAGCCCTATGCGCGCTTCATCATCAATGAAGACCGCACCACCAACATCAATGACCTGCTGATCCCGCAGCCGGCCGGCGCCCCGGCGACCAGCCAGGCCAGGCCGACCGCAGCCAGCAACGACAAGCCGCTGGGTATCCACATCGGCCAGATCGACATCAACGACGGCTCGGCCAACTTCGCCGACCTGTCCCTTACCCCCAACTTCGCCACGGCCATCCAGCAGCTCAACGGCCAGATCGGCACCATCGACAACCGCAAGCCGGTGCCGGCCAAGGTCAACGTCAAGGGCAAGGTCGACCGCTATGCGCCGGTCACCATCAAAGGCGCCCTCAACCCGTTCAACCCGCTGGCCAGCCTGGACATCGCCACCAGCTTCAAGCGGGTCGAGCTGACCACACTGACACCCTACTCCGGCAAGTTCGCCGGCTTCCGTATCCGCAAGGGCCGGCTCAACCTCGACCTGCACTACCTGATCACCAACGGCCAGCTGAAGGCCGAGAACAAGGTGGTGGTGGAGCAGTTGCAGTTGGGCGAGAAGGTCGACAGCCCGGACGCTGTGGACTTGCCGATCCGCCTGGCGGTGGCGCTGCTGAAGGATACCGAAGGCAAGATCTCGATCGAGCTGCCGGTGTCCGGCGACCTCAACAACCCGCAGTTCAGCGTGATGCCGATCGTCTGGCAAACCCTGCGCAACCTGGTGTTGCGCGCGGCACAGGCGCCGTTCAAGTTCATTGGCGGGCTGGTTGCCGGCAGTGGCTCGGAAGACCTGGGCAACGTGGCCTTCGCCCCAGGCTCCAGCGAGCTCAGTGGCGACGCCCAGGCATCGCTGGACAAACTGGCATCGGCCCTGAAGGAGCGCCCGGAACTGCGCCTGGAAATCGAAGGCACCAGCGCCCAGGCCAGCGATGGCCCGCTGATCGCCCAGCAGCGCCTGGAGCGTGAGTACCAGGCCACCTGGTACAAGATCCTGCAACGTCGCGGTGACAAAGTGCCGGCCAATGCCTCGATGCTGGTGGTCGACGACAGCGACAAACCGGCGATGCTCGAAGGCATCTACCGTAACCGCCTGAAGCAGCAGCCGCCTGCCGAATGGGAGCAACTGGGCCGCGACGAGCGCACCGCCAAGCTGCGCGAGGCGGTGATCAAGTCCTGGGCCGAGAGTACCGCGCTGCTGCGCACACTGGGCCAGGAGCGGGCCAGCAGCATCAAGGATTACCTGGTGGACAAGGGCCAGCTGGAAGATGACCGGGTGTACTTCATCGATACCAACCTGGGCCAGGCCGAGAGCGATGGGCGGGTGGTGACGCCGATGCATCTGGATGCCGAATAA
- a CDS encoding VOC family protein: MSELPARPGRLNGLRHIALLVPNLEECERFYVDVLGMEVLNRANEDLVYLTCGNDNLSLGRGAGAANGLQTLDHYGFIVDSVEELEAWYQYFKAHGVTLLDRPFNHGDGARSFHLLDPAGNKVQPLYHPAVSGQRLV; this comes from the coding sequence ATGTCCGAATTGCCTGCACGCCCTGGTCGCCTGAATGGCCTGCGTCATATTGCCTTGTTGGTGCCCAACCTCGAGGAGTGCGAACGCTTCTATGTCGATGTGCTGGGCATGGAGGTGCTGAACCGCGCCAACGAAGACCTGGTGTATCTCACTTGTGGTAACGACAACCTGTCGCTGGGGCGCGGGGCAGGGGCGGCCAATGGTTTGCAGACCCTGGACCACTATGGGTTCATCGTCGATAGCGTGGAGGAGCTGGAGGCCTGGTACCAGTACTTCAAGGCGCACGGCGTGACCTTGCTGGACCGGCCGTTCAACCATGGTGACGGGGCGCGCAGCTTCCACCTGCTGGACCCGGCGGGGAACAAGGTGCAGCCGTTGTATCACCCGGCGGTGTCGGGGCAGCGGTTGGTGTGA
- a CDS encoding putative quinol monooxygenase, producing MYSLFIKTRVKPGCAEGFLTAIKVNAAASVATEPGCLVFDVSQDRVDPEVIYLYEIYRDDAAYEAHTQTAHFRDSRPLVEPLILEQECFESDVIARNPVF from the coding sequence GTGTATAGCCTGTTCATCAAGACCCGTGTGAAGCCCGGTTGCGCCGAGGGTTTTCTGACCGCGATCAAGGTCAATGCCGCTGCATCCGTCGCCACCGAACCTGGCTGCCTGGTGTTCGATGTGTCGCAGGACCGGGTCGACCCGGAGGTGATTTACCTGTACGAGATCTACCGTGATGATGCGGCGTACGAAGCGCATACCCAGACCGCGCATTTCCGCGACAGTCGGCCGTTGGTTGAGCCCTTGATCCTTGAGCAGGAATGCTTCGAGAGTGATGTGATTGCGCGGAATCCGGTGTTTTAA
- a CDS encoding BON domain-containing protein, translating to MKKFAIAAATATALTLTMANAAFAQQSTQAPMTLAAGEVTKTKEAASDTWITTKVKADLMTEKGVPGGDIKVETNKGVVSLSSDTAVTAAQKEAAIAIAKKIKGVQAVSADGLKSE from the coding sequence ATGAAGAAGTTCGCCATTGCTGCCGCTACTGCTACCGCTCTGACCCTGACCATGGCTAACGCGGCATTCGCCCAGCAGTCCACCCAGGCCCCGATGACGCTGGCGGCCGGTGAGGTGACCAAGACCAAGGAAGCAGCCTCCGATACCTGGATCACTACCAAGGTAAAGGCTGACCTGATGACCGAGAAAGGTGTGCCTGGTGGCGATATCAAGGTCGAAACCAACAAGGGTGTCGTGTCGCTGTCTTCTGACACGGCGGTGACCGCAGCACAGAAAGAGGCGGCCATTGCCATCGCCAAGAAGATCAAGGGCGTGCAGGCCGTGTCGGCTGATGGCCTGAAGTCCGAATAA
- the pnp gene encoding polyribonucleotide nucleotidyltransferase — translation MNPVIKTFQFGQSTVTLETGRIARQATGAVLVTVDNDVTVLVTVVGAKQADPGKGFFPLSVHYQEKTYAAGKIPGGFFKREGRPSEKETLTSRLIDRPIRPLFPEGFMNEVQVVCTVVSTSKKTDPDIAAMIGTSAALAISGIPFEGPIGAARVAFHESTGYLLNPTYEQLAASSLDMVVAGTESAVLMVESEAKELTEDQMLGAVLFAHDEFQAVIQAVKELAAEAGKPTWDWQPAPANVELMNLVRAEFGEAVSQAYTITQKADRYNRLGQLRDEAVARLSNEETGPSAGAIKEIFGELEYRTVRENIVNGKPRIDGRDTRTVRPLNIEVGVLPKTHGSALFTRGETQALVVATLGTARDAQLLDTLEGEKKDPFMLHYNFPPFSVGECGRMGGAGRREIGHGRLARRGVQAMLPSDSDFPYTIRVVSEITESNGSSSMASVCGASLALMDAGVPMKAPVAGIAMGLVKEGDKFAVLTDILGDEDHLGDMDFKVAGTAKGVTALQMDIKINGITEEIMEIALGQALEARLNILGQMNQIIAQSRSELSANAPTMIAMKIDTDKIRDVIGKGGATIRAICEETKASIDIEDDGSIKIFGETKEAADAAKQRILGITAEAEIGKIYVGKVERIVDFGAFVNILPGKDGLVHISMLSDARVEKVTDILKEGQEVEVLVLDVDNRGRIKLSIKDVAAAKASGV, via the coding sequence GTGAACCCGGTAATCAAGACTTTCCAGTTCGGTCAATCGACCGTTACTCTCGAAACGGGCCGCATTGCCCGTCAGGCAACCGGCGCCGTGCTGGTTACCGTCGACAACGACGTCACCGTGCTGGTGACTGTGGTAGGCGCCAAACAGGCTGATCCAGGCAAGGGCTTCTTCCCGCTGTCGGTTCACTACCAGGAAAAGACCTACGCCGCCGGCAAGATCCCGGGTGGCTTCTTCAAGCGTGAAGGCCGTCCTTCCGAGAAAGAGACGCTGACCTCGCGCCTGATCGACCGTCCGATCCGTCCGCTGTTCCCGGAAGGCTTCATGAACGAAGTGCAGGTCGTCTGCACCGTGGTTTCCACCAGCAAGAAGACCGACCCGGACATCGCTGCGATGATCGGTACCTCGGCTGCCCTGGCCATCTCCGGCATTCCGTTCGAAGGCCCGATCGGCGCCGCTCGCGTTGCCTTCCACGAAAGCACCGGCTACCTGCTGAACCCGACCTACGAGCAACTGGCTGCCTCGAGCCTGGACATGGTCGTTGCCGGTACCGAATCGGCTGTACTGATGGTTGAATCGGAAGCCAAAGAGCTGACCGAAGACCAGATGCTGGGCGCCGTATTGTTCGCCCACGACGAATTCCAGGCCGTGATCCAGGCGGTCAAGGAACTGGCCGCCGAAGCCGGCAAGCCGACCTGGGACTGGCAGCCAGCCCCGGCCAACGTCGAGCTGATGAACCTGGTGCGCGCCGAGTTCGGCGAAGCCGTTTCGCAGGCCTACACCATCACCCAGAAGGCTGACCGCTACAACCGCCTGGGCCAGCTGCGTGACGAGGCCGTTGCCCGTCTGAGCAACGAAGAGACCGGCCCGTCCGCCGGTGCCATCAAAGAGATCTTCGGCGAGCTGGAATACCGCACCGTCCGCGAGAACATCGTCAACGGCAAACCGCGTATCGACGGCCGTGACACCCGCACCGTGCGCCCGCTGAACATCGAAGTTGGCGTATTGCCGAAGACCCACGGCTCGGCGCTGTTCACCCGTGGCGAAACCCAGGCCCTGGTCGTCGCGACCCTGGGTACTGCCCGTGACGCCCAGCTGCTGGACACCCTGGAAGGCGAGAAGAAAGACCCGTTCATGCTGCACTACAACTTCCCGCCGTTCTCGGTGGGTGAGTGCGGCCGCATGGGCGGCGCCGGCCGTCGTGAAATCGGCCACGGCCGCCTGGCCCGTCGTGGCGTGCAGGCCATGCTGCCGAGCGACAGCGACTTCCCGTACACCATCCGCGTGGTCTCGGAAATCACCGAGTCCAACGGTTCCAGCTCCATGGCTTCGGTCTGCGGTGCTTCCCTGGCCCTGATGGACGCCGGTGTACCGATGAAGGCACCGGTTGCCGGTATCGCCATGGGCCTGGTCAAGGAAGGTGACAAGTTCGCCGTCCTGACCGACATCCTGGGTGACGAAGACCACCTGGGCGACATGGACTTCAAGGTAGCCGGTACCGCCAAGGGTGTTACCGCGCTGCAGATGGACATCAAGATCAACGGCATCACCGAAGAGATCATGGAAATCGCCCTGGGCCAGGCCCTGGAAGCGCGCCTGAACATCCTCGGCCAGATGAACCAGATCATCGCCCAGTCGCGTAGCGAGCTGTCGGCCAACGCGCCGACCATGATCGCGATGAAGATCGACACCGACAAGATCCGTGACGTCATCGGTAAAGGCGGCGCCACCATTCGCGCCATCTGCGAAGAGACCAAGGCTTCGATCGACATCGAAGACGACGGTTCGATCAAGATCTTCGGCGAAACCAAGGAAGCGGCAGATGCTGCCAAGCAGCGCATCCTGGGTATCACCGCCGAGGCCGAGATCGGCAAGATCTACGTCGGCAAGGTCGAGCGCATCGTCGACTTCGGTGCCTTCGTCAACATCCTGCCTGGCAAGGACGGCCTGGTGCACATCTCCATGCTGAGCGATGCTCGCGTCGAGAAAGTCACCGACATCCTCAAGGAAGGCCAGGAAGTCGAAGTACTGGTACTGGACGTGGACAACCGCGGCCGTATCAAGCTGTCGATCAAGGACGTTGCCGCGGCCAAGGCCTCGGGCGTCTAA
- the rpsO gene encoding 30S ribosomal protein S15 has protein sequence MALSVEEKAQIVAEYQQAAGDTGSPEVQVALLTANINKLQGHFKANDKDHHSRRGLIRMVNQRRKLLDYLKGKDTTRYSALIGRLGLRR, from the coding sequence ATGGCCCTCAGCGTTGAAGAAAAAGCTCAGATCGTTGCCGAATACCAGCAAGCCGCCGGCGATACCGGTAGCCCGGAAGTGCAGGTTGCTCTGCTGACCGCCAACATCAACAAGCTGCAAGGCCACTTCAAGGCCAACGACAAAGACCACCACTCCCGTCGTGGTCTGATCCGTATGGTCAACCAGCGTCGTAAGCTGCTGGACTACCTGAAGGGCAAAGACACCACTCGTTACAGCGCCCTGATCGGTCGCCTGGGCCTGCGTCGCTAA
- the truB gene encoding tRNA pseudouridine(55) synthase TruB codes for MAQVKRIRRNVSGIILLDKPLGFTSNAALQKVRWLLNAEKAGHTGSLDPLATGVLPLCFGEATKFSQYLLDSDKGYETVMQMGQTTNTGDAEGEVLQTREVTVGRADIEALLPRFRGQISQIPPMYSALKRDGQPLYKLARAGEVVEREARSVTIGRLELLECEGTRARLSVGCSKGTYIRTLVEDIGEALGCGAYVAELRRTQAGPFALAQTVTLEELEQAHAEGGNEALDRFLMPSDSGLQDWPLVCLSEHSAFYWLHGQAVRAPDAPQFGMVRVQDHNARFIGIGEVSEDGRIAPRRLIRSE; via the coding sequence GTGGCCCAGGTCAAACGTATCCGCCGCAACGTCAGCGGCATCATCCTGCTCGACAAGCCACTGGGCTTCACCTCCAACGCCGCCCTGCAAAAGGTGCGCTGGCTGCTCAATGCGGAAAAAGCTGGTCACACCGGCAGCCTCGACCCGTTGGCAACCGGCGTGCTGCCGCTGTGCTTTGGCGAAGCGACCAAGTTTTCGCAGTACCTGCTCGATTCCGACAAGGGCTACGAAACGGTCATGCAGATGGGGCAGACGACCAACACCGGCGATGCCGAAGGTGAGGTGCTGCAGACCCGCGAGGTGACCGTTGGTCGCGCCGACATCGAGGCCCTGCTGCCACGTTTTCGTGGCCAGATCAGCCAGATACCGCCGATGTACTCGGCGCTCAAGCGTGACGGCCAGCCGCTGTACAAGCTGGCACGTGCAGGAGAGGTAGTGGAGCGCGAGGCGCGTTCTGTTACTATTGGCCGCTTGGAGTTGCTCGAGTGCGAAGGCACCCGTGCACGGTTGAGCGTAGGATGCAGCAAAGGCACCTATATCCGTACCCTGGTGGAGGATATTGGCGAGGCCCTTGGCTGCGGCGCCTATGTTGCCGAGCTGCGCAGGACCCAGGCCGGGCCTTTCGCGCTGGCACAGACGGTCACCCTCGAGGAACTTGAACAGGCCCACGCCGAAGGCGGCAATGAAGCGCTCGACCGCTTCCTGATGCCCTCGGACAGCGGCCTGCAGGACTGGCCGCTGGTGTGCCTGTCCGAGCACAGCGCGTTCTACTGGCTGCATGGGCAGGCGGTACGCGCACCGGACGCGCCACAATTTGGCATGGTCCGGGTACAGGATCACAATGCACGCTTCATCGGTATCGGTGAAGTGAGCGAAGACGGGCGCATTGCGCCGCGTCGGCTGATTCGGTCGGAATGA
- the rbfA gene encoding 30S ribosome-binding factor RbfA, with translation MAKEYSRTQRIGDQMQRELSELIRREVKDPRVGLVTITAVDVSRDLGHAKVFITVMGQDGADAVPQTLKALTSAASFLRLHLGRVMQLRSVPQLHFHFDESVSRGAHLSALIERAVAEDRQHKDADQPDAEE, from the coding sequence ATGGCAAAAGAATATAGCCGTACCCAACGCATCGGCGACCAGATGCAGCGCGAGCTGTCGGAGCTGATCCGCCGTGAAGTCAAAGACCCGCGCGTCGGCCTGGTGACCATCACTGCCGTCGACGTCAGCCGCGACCTTGGCCACGCCAAGGTATTCATCACCGTGATGGGCCAGGACGGCGCCGACGCCGTACCGCAGACCCTCAAGGCCCTGACCAGCGCCGCGAGCTTCCTGCGCCTGCACCTGGGCCGTGTGATGCAACTGCGCAGCGTGCCGCAACTGCATTTCCACTTCGACGAGAGCGTCAGCCGTGGTGCCCACCTGTCGGCACTGATCGAGCGCGCGGTCGCTGAAGACCGTCAGCACAAGGATGCCGACCAGCCGGACGCCGAGGAGTAA